The Malaclemys terrapin pileata isolate rMalTer1 chromosome 2, rMalTer1.hap1, whole genome shotgun sequence nucleotide sequence AATGACTGATAGGAGGACGGTGCAGGCAATGTCAGGCTtcttgtatcagggggtagccgtgttagtctgtatctacaaaaacaacaaggagtctggtggcaccttaaaggctaacagatttatttgggcatgagcttttgtgggtaaaaacctcacttcttcggatgcaccgaaGGCTTCTTGTACATGAATGGGGGGCTCTATATCTACCCCTCCAGTGTTGTCTGAAGTCCTCAAATGAGTTTCTTTATAGCCCAGTCCTgcagctgctctccagccatgCAATGGTTTAAGCACCAAACGTCTGATGTGCTGGTGCAAGGTTCCACTATTGGCATGTGCAAGTGAGAGAATTCACACGCTCCAATCCCAGTGCCTGGCTGGTTGTGCCTGCAGAAAAGGAGGCCGGGTTGAAGCCTTTTGGGGTATATTGGTGTCTGCTGCTTAATGAGCTGTGCTGTGACCTGACTACTACCAGCTCTTTCAAGCTCTGAGGCTCAATAGCAGGAGACAGGAGTCAGTCACCTCTCGGCTgcatccccacagccccccctgaactcccaaaGCCCTGTCCAGCATGCAATGGGCAGAGTGTGACAATCTGGAATGGATTCTCAGGGTTCTCTTTGGCTGTTCCCACTTCCTGGCCAGGAATCTGAAGAGAATGTTCCCAGATGGTTACATACGGGTCTGTAACTGCTAGGAAGACACTGTTTTCATGGTATATAATAGCAGTAGTGACTTCTAAAGGCTGGGTATTCACTGGCAGAGCTAAGGCTGTGAGGCTATTAACTGCTGAGAAATAGCCTCCTCCTCTCAGGATTGCTTAGCTACATCAGTACAATTATCTCCTTTGCAGAGCTAAGGATCTCCTGTCCGAACTCTGGGCAACATTTTAATCTTGAGTCtctttctcttgtttgtttttctggttCAGGTGGACATTCCGGGCAGAGCATCAACAAGGGGTGTGCTTCAGTTTGCCCCAGCGGTGGGATAAACATAGGGATAGCAGCTGCCTCTGTTTCCTGCTGCAGTTCTTTCTTGTGCAACACCAGTGGGGCCACCAGCGTGAAAGTCAGCTACTCGGTGCTGGCCATGGCGATGTTGGCCAGCTTTGTCTATATCAAGGCTGGACTGTGATCGGGCCAGGAAAAAAACCCATGATGCCCTGAAGAACCTGCTCAAGCTTCTCCAATGAGACACCAAACCTCCCTCTGTGCAAAGCTATACTGGGGTTACCAATGGTGCCCTTTCTTCCAAACTCTCTCTCAGAGCCCATTAGACAATACCTGCCCTCTTCCCGTTCACAAGGAAATCCCGCTGCTGTCACTGGGTGCCCCTCTGTGCCTCTCAGCAGATCTGGATTGCTGCTCCCatggtttgggtgcaggaggcctGGGAAGCTCAACTGAAGAGTGCAGCCCCACTGGGGAGATGCCCGCTTGCACTCTTGACCCATCAGGAAATGGTGGATAATGTTGGCAGGGTTTCTGCTTTTATACCCGTAGTCCCAGTTGATGGGGCTGATTAAAAAAAGGTCAGGACTCACCAGAAAATGTTTATCCCAAACCACCTTCAAAGTGGAATACATAAACACCCCTGCCTCTTGCTACCGCAGAGACATTTCCCATACACGTCACGCTAGGGATCAGTGCCAGACTGACTGCTGGGAAGGCATGATCCAAAACCAAACCTCAGATACATTCACCCCCGGTTGGATTCtgttttttacattgttttctttattctGCTCCTTGTCTCACTTTTCTTATGTAAAATGAATGCAGTGCTCGCACTGTGAGCATCAAAGCTGAATAAATACGTTCCTGTTCTTGCCTGAGCCCAGATGTATTGTGTGTCTCTTTGCTTGCTGGAAAAACAGGGTGTATGAGGTGCCCTTAGCCGAAAGATCAGCTCATGGGTGCAGCATAACTGCTCCTTGGGACAGCTGCTCTGTGGTTCTCAGCAGCGCCATCTCTCTTGTCACTTTTCATCCTAACACAGACCTTTACCTCCCATGCCTGCCCCCATCGCCCCTCCACTATGGGCCCTGAGGAATGAACACTTGAGTTGATTATTCACCTGTTCTCCCAGCTGTGGTAGCTGTAAGTTGTCCCACAGACCAGACGCTGCCTTGTATTGTTTTACTCCCTAAAAGCTCTTTCAGATTCAGTCTGTTTGACTGAGGCTGGACAGGATGAAGCGTGAGTCTGGTCTACCATAGACGTGTAATATGGGACTGGAGCAAACACTATGGGAGCAAAACCACTGCGGGGTCAGTCTGTATGTTAGATATTAGCGTCTCTCCGATTCCTGCCTTCCATCGTCAGTGAGTGGTGACGGAAAACCCTGCGGCTATATTTAAAAACAGCCATAATGAGCAAGCTCCTTTAACCCCTTGTTGTCATCCCAGAGTGCCCCCATGCGGGCAGGTGTGGTGTTGCAGGCGAGCCCTTACTTTGTTTTCCCCTCACCCAGGGTAGTGGCAAGTCCAAACAGCCTGTTAAATGCTAAAGAGCACCCCCTAGTGGAGGGTgtcatttattaacagaaaagcCCAGGCAGAACATCAACAAATTTTCACCCCAACATCCCGGCAGGTGAGTAGGTCATCTTAGTCCATGTCCCTCACCTAAATCCCATGTTTTCCTCTACCCAGGATTTTTCCCCAGGGTTCCAGTCTGCCCTGGGGTTCTGCCTGTTGCTCCTGCTGGAGTAACATCCTTCTCTGGAgccagtgggtcagggaagtctGTCTGCTGTGACTCTTCCCCAGGGAAAGCAGATGATCCATGTGAGGTCGGGGCTTTCAGCCTGTGTCTGGGTGACCACCAGCTGAGACCAGGTCCTTTAGGGTGCCTGCAGACTGCCGTCCTCTACCTAGAAGGTGCCCGTCTCCATGAGCTCCTCTGAGAGGCTCGCTGTCCCGATAGGTCCCCAgagagccctgctcagccctctgCCTCAGGTTTCTCCTGTGAGCTGCCCTCTGCTCCAGAGGAGCCTCCCATCTCCCATTGGAGCTGCCCTCTAACTGCGCATGGGGAACCTTTATTAATCAGCCACCAGGGGCAGCCAATCATCCCCTAGTGGGGCTTTTATCAGGCAGTCGGGAAGACTGGGCCTTGGTTCCCCATAAAGAGCAGCTAACCCCATGACACCCTTTGATCCAATTCCCCTTGCATCTTACAATGTAGCGGGCCTCGAGTGAGTCAGGGTCTTCAGGATCGggccctggctgggaaaggaacaaAGAAGGTATAAATGGAAATTGATATCAGACAGTTTGTGCAC carries:
- the LOC128831567 gene encoding lymphocyte antigen 6E-like — protein: MKAFLLTLLAAVLCAEQAHSLVCFTCKDASSNWECLGSTICQSDENYCVTTYVGAGIGGHSGQSINKGCASVCPSGGINIGIAAASVSCCSSFLCNTSGATSVKVSYSVLAMAMLASFVYIKAGL